AGCGGTGAAATTAACTCAGAATTTATTTTTTCTAGTATCTTGCCGAATTGGTCTTAATCTAGTATACTTATTTTACAATTCTTCTCAAGGAGAACATTTGTATTCTGTGGGAGGACACTACTATTTGATAATGAGAAGGAGTTTGCGGAAGATGAAGGTCGTAAAATTCGGTGGAAGCTCACTTGCGAGCGGCGTACAATTTAATAAAGTAGCAAACATTATTTTATCTGATTCAGAACGAAAAATTGTTGTCGTGTCAGCTCCGGGGAAGCGTTATTCTGATGACATAAAAACAACGGATTTATTAATTACACTGGCTCAAGCGATTATTGAAGATGGCGATGGAAAGAAAGTTTTAGAGGCAGTGCTTCAACGTTTTGCAGATATTGTATCAGATTTAACTTTAGATAACACGTTACTGACCAATATAGACCAAGAACTCGGAAAGTTAATCTCCCAGTATAAAAATGATGCTCCTAGACTTATGGACGCTCTTATGGCAAGTGGAGAAAACCAAAATGCCAAGCTCATGGCTGCTTATTTGTCGAAGCGGGGAAAAGAAGCGACATATGTGTCGCCAGAGGAAGCTGGTTTACTTGTAACTGATGATCCTGGAAATGCTCGTATTTTGCCTGAGGCTTATGAGAAGTTGAGGAAGCTTAAACAGATGAGCGGTATTTTAGTTATTCCTGGGTTTTTCGGTGTTTCAAAGCAGGGACATATTGTGACATTTCCGCGAGGGGGCTCCGATATTACCGGCTCGATTGTAGCTGCTGGTGTGGAAGCGGAAGTATATGAAAATTTTACTGACGTTGATTCCGTTTATTCTGTTAATCCGCAACTTGTTAATTCCCCTAAAGAAATGAAGGAAATTACGTACCGTGAAATGCGGGAGCTTGCTTATTCCGGCTTTTCTGTTTTTCATGATGAAGCATTACAGCCTGTCGTAACAAAGAAAATACCAGTCTGTGTTAAAAATACGAACCACCCTGAAGCTGAGGGGACTAGGATTGTGGCTGAACGTTCACAAAATGGCTGTCCAGTTGTAGGAATTGCCAGTGATAAAGGTTTTCTCAGTATTAATATCACTAAGTATTTAATGAACAAAGAAGTGGGCTTTGGTCGTCATCTATTAGAAATATTAGAAGATGAATGTATTTCCTTCGAGCATACGCCCTCAGGAATTGATAATATATCGATTATTTTACGGGACCATCAGCTTCGTAATGGTAAAGAAGAGAGAATCCTTGAACGAATCCGTACCGAGCTAAAGGTTGAAGATGTTCAAGTAGAACGGGATCTCGCCATGGTGATGGTGGTAGGAGAAGGCATGTGTCGTACTGTAGGGATTGCCTCAAAAGCAACTGAGGCCCTCGCTGAGGCAGGTGTGAATATTAAGATGATTAACCAAGGCTCTTCCGAGGTGAGTATGATGTTCGGGGTGGATGCGAAGCATGCGGACTTAGCTGTTCAAAGCCTATACTATAAATACTTTACCCCTGTTAATCACATATAAAATGCCAATTTAGAGGGGCAGTCATCATGAGTTGAGTAAAAGGATAAAAATTATTTATACCGTTAAAGAAGCAGTCTTAAACCGAATAGGTGAAAGACTGCTTCTTTTAGTACTAAAACCTATTTTTTACCGAAATAAAATAACCCGAACAACAACCAAAATAATGTGATAATAGCCGATAAAATAAGAATAGCAGTGGGGCCAAATTGGAATATAAGCGGTAAGGAAGCAGCTGTGAACAAGCCTCCTCCAACAAATGGTTCAAATAAAATTTGCTTATAGCCAAACCCTTCTAATGCAGGTGTTTTATTTTCAGGATCTGCGACTTTCATAAGTAATAACCCTGTAGCGGTAATACCAGTTGCTTGCCCAAAATCGCCAATTCCCCGTTCAAACCAATAGGATGGGATCATCTTTGGAGCCAGAACAAGAAAGGCAAAAATGTTCCAGATGATACCAACTACAGCTAAACTGACAAAAGCGATAATGTTCTCACCGATAACGGATAGCGAAATGGTGGCGAGGGCACTTATAATAAGGATATCTAATGAAAAACCGCCAATTCGATTAATCATTTTTCTGTCAATTACTCTAAATTTATCAAATCTATCTGAAAATGCTTGCGTAATAATGCCTCCTGCCATAGCTAAAGGGAATAACGGCACATAAATCATTAAGTAAACATCTGTCCATGCGCCCCACGTATAAGCTTCAAGGAGTATGAGCCCTTCTAGCAGCAGCCATCCTACAAAGATAGCGATCCCCACATAAGCAAGGTGTAAGGATAAAGGTTCAATCGATTCTGGACGCGTTGTCATATCTGCCCCTGAATCTCGATTGTCTAGCTCAACAATACCATTTCTTCCTGTGCTTGATAGTTTTTGAGCCCCGCCTACATATTGGCCGTGTCCTTTCCGGGCACCCCAATTAATGAGAATAATGCCGACGATAACGCCAGTTAAAATTCCGACGGTAGCAAGGCCTATCGCTAAATCTTGTCCTTCTGCAAAACCAAGCTCCGCAAACGTGTTGCCAAGCCCTGCAGCCGTACCGTGTCCACCGACAAAACTAATTTCTATTAAAGCACCAGCTAATGG
The DNA window shown above is from Salipaludibacillus agaradhaerens and carries:
- a CDS encoding sodium/glutamate symporter; the protein is MSAEQIGFAFILLGLFIVIGKWVRVYTPLLQQLYLPSSIIAGLIALLVGPEVLGRLMTALTSDDHLLSQGLINLATLDVWEALPGLFINIVFATLFLGKSLPSLSKVWHIGGPQVAMGQMVSWGQYVIGLLLVLLILTPFFGVNPLAGALIEISFVGGHGTAAGLGNTFAELGFAEGQDLAIGLATVGILTGVIVGIILINWGARKGHGQYVGGAQKLSSTGRNGIVELDNRDSGADMTTRPESIEPLSLHLAYVGIAIFVGWLLLEGLILLEAYTWGAWTDVYLMIYVPLFPLAMAGGIITQAFSDRFDKFRVIDRKMINRIGGFSLDILIISALATISLSVIGENIIAFVSLAVVGIIWNIFAFLVLAPKMIPSYWFERGIGDFGQATGITATGLLLMKVADPENKTPALEGFGYKQILFEPFVGGGLFTAASLPLIFQFGPTAILILSAIITLFWLLFGLFYFGKK
- a CDS encoding aspartate kinase; this translates as MKVVKFGGSSLASGVQFNKVANIILSDSERKIVVVSAPGKRYSDDIKTTDLLITLAQAIIEDGDGKKVLEAVLQRFADIVSDLTLDNTLLTNIDQELGKLISQYKNDAPRLMDALMASGENQNAKLMAAYLSKRGKEATYVSPEEAGLLVTDDPGNARILPEAYEKLRKLKQMSGILVIPGFFGVSKQGHIVTFPRGGSDITGSIVAAGVEAEVYENFTDVDSVYSVNPQLVNSPKEMKEITYREMRELAYSGFSVFHDEALQPVVTKKIPVCVKNTNHPEAEGTRIVAERSQNGCPVVGIASDKGFLSINITKYLMNKEVGFGRHLLEILEDECISFEHTPSGIDNISIILRDHQLRNGKEERILERIRTELKVEDVQVERDLAMVMVVGEGMCRTVGIASKATEALAEAGVNIKMINQGSSEVSMMFGVDAKHADLAVQSLYYKYFTPVNHI